Proteins encoded by one window of Perca fluviatilis chromosome 13, GENO_Pfluv_1.0, whole genome shotgun sequence:
- the LOC120571794 gene encoding uncharacterized protein K02A2.6-like, protein MADAPVFSLPPPDCFLPLPGEPVVPWNRWKTSFEPYLLAIGLDGAASARKRAILLHLLGAEGNRIFNTLDGTLDTYNAVIEALTGHFVKSQNILFRRLEFRQRCQRPGESARQFVADLKALAQCCNFGVMRNELIRDQLIEKTSNPRVQEELLLKDATLSLDDALTLALQVEAATQCAAKIAENKSHTAVMEQPVHQLSSSDNLADPAAIQVARPQQTRQQRRCGNCSSTRHATRAQDCPARGQTCRRCQKPNHFAKWCRSAPTGYPEQSHDPVVPVRTIGPHPGTFSRCPVYLDGCCVPLLLDTGAKVSLLNVDTCNLLFPNRQLQPLSTALCGYGRSKIDVVGQLYLPVRYTSTTVDRFPFHITRRGENIMGLDLFLSLGFTLQDNNGTRILQVDSPWQQSRPDLFNGLGCLTSFIHKPLLDHSVPPVVQPLRRVPLALRDGVTQELQRLQGDGIIEPIDASPWVSNLVIARKKSGGLRVCVDLRQVNKAVVPDKYPLPTTEELTTHFYGSRVFSKLDLRQGYLQIPLHPESRNLTAFITHTGLCPGTVAYLDDIVVHGPDVDTHNARLERVFDSLSRHHVTLNAEKCTFSAPAIDFVGFRVSADGISPLQSNVAAISAVPTPTTASQLASFLGMTAYYMRFLPQYSSVTAPLRMLLRQDASWVWTPECQAGFDELKRLLTTSPILAHFQLDCPTFVTRDASAVALGAVLSQLHDGCSAVSPEDEEGVVHLVHSPLKDTVSLRDLESASAAEPVSSMLRDNIRRGWPARVPPELEPYHRVKHELSCWGEACIARGLRAVIPVALRGCVLQMAHQGHLGIVKAKQRCRDVVWWPAMDRDLEGLIRSCTACLTSGKTGPPLPSATASRLARFLVVVYDLHSKWPEVAPMGTVTSAAVVNFLDQLFSRWGLPRAVTTDNGPQFLSLEFTTFLANKGVTHIRTSVYHPQANGGVERFNQSLKNGLRAHMSEGYSLMAALSQTLLHYRATAHSTTGVSPAALMLKRELVLPLSRLRPSMDADPQPWPAAVTSRVRRQQSSMKRRFDEKHKAKWPAIRVSDWVRARRPQRANKLSSFWSAPYQVSRQLGPASFQLTDGSRWHASCLRRVPSPLHQPHLAGVEQSNPATGPMEQGNPATGPDPHVPDPIAAPLARAEPTAQCPALASAPLPAPLVPEPRPVRVRTRPGHFEDFVATFHV, encoded by the exons ATGGCTGATGCCCCGGTTTTCTCTCTGCCACCTCCGGACTGTTTTCTTCCCCTCCCTGGCGAACCTGTTGTCCCTTGGAATCGGTGGAAAACGTCTTTTGAACCGTACCTTTTAGCCATTGGATTGGATGGTGCTGCTAGCGCGAGGAAGCGCGCTATCCTGCTGCACTTGCTGGGAGCGGAGGGGAACAGGATTTTCAACACGCTTGACGGTACTCTGGACACTTACAATGCTGTCATTGAGGCTTTGACTGGACATTTTGTGAAGTCACAGAACATCCTTTTTCGGCGGCTGGAGTTCAGACAAAGATGTCAGCGCCCTGGTGAGTCTGCTAGGCAGTTTGtagcagatttgaaagccttaGCGCAGTGCTGTAATTTCGGCGTCATGAGGAATGAACTTATTCGGGACCAGCTCATTGAAAAAACGTCTAATCCCAGAGTTCAGGAGGAGTTGTTACTCAAAGATGCAACACTGTCACTGGATGACGCACTAACACTCGCCTTACAAGTGGAGGCGGCAACTCAATGTGCTGCTAAAATAGCAGAAAACAAGTCTCATACTGCCGTTATGGAACAGCCAGTGCATCAGCTATCGAGCTCAGACAACCTGGCCGACCCTGCTGCTATACAGGTGGCGCGCCCCCAGCAAACACGCCAGCAGAGACGCTGTGGGAATTGTAGCTCCACCCGTCATGCCACAAGGGCCCAGGACTGCCCTGCTAGGGGCCAAACATGCAGACGCTGTCAGAAACCTAACCACTTTGCAAAATGGTGCCGGTCTGCTCCGACTGGCTACCCTGAACAGTCACATGACCCGGTGGTGCCAGTGCGTACCATAGGCCCTCACCCAGGGACCTTCTCCAGGTGCCCCGTATACCTGGATGGCTGCTGTGTCCCTCTTCTCCTCGACACTGGGGCCAAGGTATCACTGCTGAATGTTGACACCTGTAACCTACTCTTCCCAAACAGACAGCTGCAGCCCCTATCCACTGCTCTCTGTGGCTACGGCCGCAGCAAAATCGACGTTGTCGGTCAACTCTACCTCCCAGTTCGCTACACCTCTACAACCGTGGACCGCTTCCCATTCCACATTACGCGCCGCGGCGAGAACATCATGGGACTTGACCTCTTTCTCAGCCTTGGCTTCACCTTACAGGACAACAACGGAACACGAATACTACAAGTGGATTCCCCTTGGCAACAGAGCCGGCCTGACCTGTTCAATGGCCTTGGGTGCCTCACCTCATTCATACACAAACCGCTCCTGGACCACAGCGTGCCTCCCGTGGTCCAGCCCCTTCGGCGTGTGCCCCTGGCTCTGCGGGACGGCGTTACACAGGAGCTCCAACGCCTCCAGGGTGATGGCATTATAGAACCCATTGACGCCTCTCCGTGGGTGTCCAACCTCGTCATCGCTAGGAAGAAGTCAGGTGGACTGAGAGTCTGCGTTGACCTTCGCCAGGTCAACAAAGCAGTGGTGCCTGACAAGTACCCTCTCCCGACAACAGAAGAACTCACGACCCACTTCTATGGCTCCCGGGTCTTTTCTAAGTTGGATTTACGTCAGGGCTACCTACAAATCCCTCTGCACCCGGAGAGTCGGAACCTGACGGCTTTTATCACCCATACTGGCCT CTGCCCTGGTACCGTGGCCTATTTGGACGACATTGTGGTACACGGGCCAGATGTTGACACGCACAACGCCCGCCTGGAACGAGTTTTTGACTCCCTCAGCCGCCACCATGTAACCTTGAACGCTGAGAAGTGTACGTTCTCTGCACCGGCCATTGACTTTGTCGGGTTCCGGGTGTCCGCAGATGGTATCTCCCCTCTCCAGTCGAATGTGGCAGCCATCAGCGCAGTCCCCACCCCCACGACAGCCTCGCAGCTGGCTTCGTTCTTGGGGATGACAGCCTACTACATGCGTTTCCTGCCTCAGTACTCCTCTGTCACGGCCCCGCTGAGGATGCTGCTCAGGCAGGATGCTTCTTGGGTCTGGACTCCTGAATGCCAGGCAGGTTTCGACGAACTGAAGCGTCTCCTCACCACGTCCCCAATCCTGGCACACTTCCAGCTGGACTGCCCCACATTCGTGACCCGCGATGCATCTGCTGTGGCTCTGGGCGCTGTTCTGTCACAGCTCCATGACGGC TGCTCTGCTGTCTCTCCAGAGGATGAGGAGGGGGTAGTGCACCTGGTCCACTCACCACTGAAGGACACAGTCTCCCTCCGTGATCTGGAGTCCGCCTCAGCAGCCGAGCCCGTTTCTAGCATGCTTCGCGACAACATCAGACGTGGTTGGCCTGCCCGCGTCCCACCAGAACTGGAGCCATACCATCGAGTGAAGCATGAACTGTCATGCTGGGGTGAGGCCTGCATTGCACGTGGCCTCCGTGCTGTCATCCCAGTGGCTCTCAGAGGGTGTGTCTTGCAAATGGCACATCAGGGACACCTCGGCATCGTCAAAGCCAAACAAAGGTGCCGTGACGTTGTGTGGTGGCCCGCCATGGACCGTGATCTGGAGGGACTCATTCGCTCCTGTACAGCGTGCCTCACCAGTGGGAAAACTGGGCCGCCGCTTCCCTCCGCTACAGCCAGTAGACTGGCC AGGTTCCTCGTGGTGGTCTACGACTTGCACTCCAAGTGGCCTGAAGTGGCTCCCATGGGTACGGTTACCTCTGCTGCTGTGGTCAACTTCCTCGACCAGCTGTTTTCCCGCTGGGGCTTGCCTCGTGCAGTTACTACGGACAATGGTCCTCAGTTCCTGTCCTTGGAGTTCACCACCTTCCTCGCCAACAAAGGGGTTACCCACATCCGGACCTCCGTCTATCACCCCCAAGCCAACGGGGGGGTGGAACGATTCAACCAATCCCTGAAAAATGGACTGCGTGCTCACATGTCTGAGGGATACTCCCTGATGGCCGCACTGtcacagaccctcctccactaCAGGGCAACTGCCCACTCTACAACAGGGGTCTCCCCTGCCGCACTCATGCTGAAAAGGGAGCTTGTGCTTCCCCTGTCAAGACTCCGTCCATCAATGGACGCGGACCCACAGCCATGGCCAGCAGCAGTCACGTCTCGCGTCAGGAGACAACAGAGTTCCATGAAGCGGAGGTTCGATGAGAAGCACAAGGCTAAGTGGCCTGCTATCAGAGTGTCAGACTGGGTCAGAGCCCGCCGGCCCCAAAGAGCTAACAAGCTGTCTTCGTTCTGGTCGGCTCCGTACCAGGTCAGTCGGCAGCTCGGCCCAGCTTCTTTTCAGCTGACCGATGGTTCCCGTTGGCACGCCAGCTGCTTGCGCAGAGTGCCCTCCCCTCTTCACCAACCTCACCTGGCAGGGGTGGAGCAGAGCAACCCAGCAACTGGGCCGATGGAGCAGGGCAACCCAGCAACTGGGCCGGACCCTCATGTGCCGGACCCCATTGCGGCACCTCTTGCCCGAGCGGAACCGACTGCTCAGTGCCCCGCTCTGGCTTCAGCCCCGCTGCCGGCCCCACTTGTTCCTGAGCCCCGCCCTGTCAGGGTCCGCACGCGCCCTGGGCACTTCGAGGACTTTGTTGCCACCTTTCACGTCTGA
- the LOC120571724 gene encoding uncharacterized protein LOC120571724 yields the protein MAAAWREERLKQEEPFIINAFTLIKKMLDLSYPPSKYTAGLVDEFLHSIFFLGKINKIPFSPEVILSDDEDLLNALKDRYPQPFKLYSSQLPRRSPFSCVLDMIVYLTRQTHQGERQEEEIEKEIIKRLRDLIRPLKEGKKKNKKKPLVSSTICVSHSTITPNAVRYYGVSMSTIGPNPGKTLIAASCFSSWDSYVAGAVMTYYPNKVKRENFDGTIILPEHVRCQAFNLLEERDKTPCRSCGNLFGLTTNEIKESDYGNCAEAESVSKLLTNVVEIREQARPKAETCTEENRQLAAESIRKELEGFLSTMQFSWEGKFYTPQGI from the exons GGAAGAACGTCTGAAACAGGAAGAGCCTTTCATAATCAATGCTTTCACGCTTATCAAGAAAATGTTGGACCTGAGTTACCCTCCTTCAAAATATACTGCAGGGTTAGTGGATGAG TTTCTTCATAGCATCTTCTTTTTGGGAAAGATCAACAAGATACCATTTTCCCCAGAAGTTATTCTGAGTGATGATGAAGACTTGCTTAATGCGTTGAAGGACCGCTACCCTCAACCTTTTAAACTCTATTCCTCTCAACTACCCAGGCGGAGTCCATTTTCATGTGTGCTAGACATG ATTGTCTACCTGACTAGACAGACTCATCAAGGGGAAAGACAAGAAGAAGAGattgaaaaagaaataataaagagGCTGCGAGATCTCATCCGTCCACTGAaggagggtaaaaaaaagaataaaaaaaagcccCTGGTCTCCTCCACTATCTGTGTCTCTCACAGCACCATCACCCCAAATGCAGTCAGGTACTACGGAGTCTCCATGTCCACTATTGGCCCTAATCCCGGGAAAACCCTGATTGCTGCATCCTGTTTTAGCAGCTGGGATAGTTATGTAGCTGGTGCAGTGATGACCTACTATCCAAATAAGGTCAAGAGGGAAAATTTTGATGGAACCATCATACTTCCAGAGCATGTCAGGTGCCAGGCTTTTAACCTTTTGGAAGAAAGAGACAAGACCCCTTGTAGATCATGTGGGAATTTGTTTGGGTTGACAACAAATGAAATAAAGGAATCGGATTATGGCAACTGTGCAGAAGCTGAAAGTGTGAGCAAGTTGCTTACAAATGTGGTAGAAATTAGAGAGCAAGCCCGACCAAAAGCTGAGACGTGCACAGAGGAGAACAGGCAGTTGGCTGCAGAGAGTATCAGGAAAGAGCTTGAAGGTTTTTTGAGCACAATGCAATTTAGTTGGGAAGGTAAATTCTACACCCCACAAGGAATTTGA